A region of the Ischnura elegans chromosome 11, ioIscEleg1.1, whole genome shotgun sequence genome:
ACTCAGGTTCTTTTTATCTGTAACTTtacctgaaaacatttttatgacagATCTTCGGGATGATCGAGCAACTCCATGAACCGATGTACCTTTCGTTACCATTACGTACAAATATTTTCGACAATTATCAAGTTATTTCTGGAGCTTTGTTACGGCATGTCTGAAAGTGAACAtataatttttccccattttggACTGGAAGTAGAAAGTGACGAACAAATaagaaaattccattattttcactGTAGCGCTAGGAAATTTAGGGATCTACAGAGTCTGTAAGTTCTCCTCACTTTGACGGTaacttggatttaaagaaaatgttcatGGAGTATTCTAATCAGGttgctttaatttaatttaaattattagattcgtagttaataactttttatttactaattaaatcttttctttattggtatctaattaattattttacttactGGAGAATCAATTGTCGAAACAATGGCGGTTTATCCTAAGAAAATTGTCGacggatatttttcattttactcattttttttctagGTTGTGCCGGCAGAAGTAGATATTTACCAAAATGGCCAACCAAGGTTGCGAACAAATCAACATCGAAGAGCTGAGGGCCTCTGCTCAGGTGAGGAAGTTGAGAATTAAGAATCTCAATCCTTTTCCTTATCTACTCGGTGTTACTATggagttgaaaactcaaaaacAGTCGCTGTTGGTTCACAACGACTATTGAATGTCTTCACTGAACTGCTGAAGGTCATTAGTcggaaaatgtcaattttttcttgaaattatccTGTAGCACAGAAGAGAGTTTTATCTattgagagaaataaaaagtacATTTAGTTCTATAAAATCATCGATTTCGTTATTTTTACGCGGTTTATGCCTTAGCTGATTGAATATGCTATTAATGGGTCGGGTATGCCGAGTTGAATTCCTGTAAATGGCGGAAGATTACTTCTTTGCGTCAGAATCACATGATCGATTTCCACGCAAAATTACAGGGATAAAATCAATGAATAGATATGATAAGTTCGCGTGCACCATTGATTTAATTGTAATGGCAGCGCTTTCGTCTATATCTAGGGTTCATTTCATATACCTATCTATGCGACTGAGAGGCCGGCCCAAGTATTTTGGGGGGTGAGGGCGGAGGGCAGGTGACTTCCTGAGAAATTACTAAGAAATTCATTGACCACattagatatgtggttccaccaagtgaagcctaagcatgtgatatatatatatatatatatatatatatatatatatatatatatatatatattctataaCTCGACTGACACCCGACCTTAAACCAACTCTCTTACTTTTTCCAGTGTGAGGGCTACGGTTTAGGCCCCTCGCGGCCAACTCACTTGCGACGACCCAAGTCAACGCTGTCCGGCGATAGCGGCCGCAAGGGTACCTGTGTGAACGAGTGCCCGTCAATGGTCACAGCTATGTGCGGGTGGCTGTACACCGTGGCAGCGGACCCCTACTACTGGGACCTGACCAAGAGCGTCGTCCTGTTCGCCATCGGGGTCAAGGTGGCCAAGGAATGCATTGGACTCGAATTTTTGACCACGTGCAACTGAAGCATGCACTTGGTCGGGAACCTCTAACCATTAATTCCGTCAAGCCTTGTATCAttctcaatttgaaaattttctaaattttatcgATTACTTGGCgttgattaaaaaattgtttcagtGCAA
Encoded here:
- the LOC124168526 gene encoding uncharacterized protein LOC124168526; this encodes MANQGCEQINIEELRASAQCEGYGLGPSRPTHLRRPKSTLSGDSGRKGTCVNECPSMVTAMCGWLYTVAADPYYWDLTKSVVLFAIGVKVAKECIGLEFLTTCN